The following coding sequences are from one Oscillospiraceae bacterium window:
- a CDS encoding DUF370 domain-containing protein, whose protein sequence is MFIHLGKDYTVNSKNIVAIFDIENTSTSKITREFLVDMSKKNKVIYVNEDLPKSFVLVKEKEENFIYVSSLSSSTLKKRSEERIG, encoded by the coding sequence GTGTTTATACATTTGGGAAAAGATTATACGGTTAATTCTAAAAATATAGTTGCCATATTCGATATTGAAAATACTTCTACATCAAAAATAACGAGAGAATTTTTAGTCGATATGAGTAAAAAAAATAAGGTAATATATGTAAATGAAGATTTACCAAAATCATTTGTTTTGGTAAAAGAAAAAGAGGAAAACTTTATTTATGTATCTTCCTTATCGAGTTCTACACTTAAAAAAAGGTCTGAAGAAAGGATAGGTTAA
- the recF gene encoding DNA replication/repair protein RecF — protein sequence MILKNLKLKNFRNYDKLNIDFYEGINIFYGENAQGKTNILESVYIFSSSKSHRGVKDKELIKFEKEESEIKIEFISQKREQSANFYLYKDKNKKLEINGIFNPSKKALFGIFGTVIFSPEDLNLIKGSPEERRRFMDTDISQIKPEYFKLLKDYKKVLNLKNNLLKQKEVNTSLLDVYDEKLSYLASKITVYRLRFIERINELATKALFYISDKKENIEIKYKPGFSSKFNVNIKEIEKKYLEEFKKLREEEILRGITLIGPQRDDLEFYLNGKDSKVYCSQGQQRSIILSLKLAEFEFMKEVLGETPILLLDDILSELDIKRQNKLLNFIRDNQTIITCTDKDLYKKIKYPYKSYLVAEGRLVEGKVN from the coding sequence ATGATACTAAAAAATTTAAAATTAAAAAATTTCAGAAATTATGATAAATTAAATATTGATTTTTATGAAGGTATAAATATATTTTACGGAGAAAATGCACAGGGTAAAACCAATATTTTAGAAAGTGTATATATATTTTCTTCTTCAAAATCCCATCGCGGAGTAAAAGATAAGGAACTTATAAAGTTTGAAAAAGAAGAAAGTGAAATCAAAATAGAATTTATATCTCAAAAAAGGGAGCAGTCTGCAAATTTTTATTTATATAAAGATAAAAATAAAAAATTAGAGATAAACGGAATATTTAATCCTTCAAAAAAAGCATTATTCGGAATATTCGGTACCGTTATTTTTTCTCCTGAGGATTTAAACCTTATAAAAGGTTCTCCGGAAGAAAGAAGAAGGTTTATGGATACTGATATATCCCAGATAAAACCCGAATATTTTAAATTATTAAAAGATTACAAAAAGGTACTTAATCTTAAAAATAATTTATTAAAGCAAAAAGAAGTAAATACTTCTTTACTTGACGTTTATGATGAAAAATTATCGTACTTAGCATCTAAAATTACTGTTTACAGGCTTCGTTTTATTGAAAGAATAAATGAACTTGCAACAAAAGCACTTTTTTATATTTCCGATAAAAAAGAGAATATAGAAATAAAATATAAACCCGGGTTTAGCAGTAAATTTAATGTAAACATAAAAGAAATAGAGAAAAAATATTTAGAAGAATTTAAAAAGTTAAGAGAAGAAGAAATTTTAAGAGGAATTACTTTAATTGGTCCTCAAAGAGATGATTTAGAATTTTACTTAAATGGGAAAGATTCAAAAGTTTACTGTTCTCAAGGGCAGCAAAGGTCGATAATTTTATCTTTAAAACTCGCAGAATTTGAATTTATGAAAGAAGTTTTAGGTGAAACTCCTATACTTCTTTTAGATGATATTTTATCAGAACTTGATATAAAAAGGCAGAATAAACTTCTTAATTTTATAAGAGATAATCAGACTATTATTACCTGCACCGATAAGGATTTATATAAGAAAATAAAATATCCTTACAAGTCTTATTTAGTAGCCGAAGGAAGGCTAGTTGAAGGAAAGGTTAATTAA
- the dnaN gene encoding DNA polymerase III subunit beta: MEGLIKMKFTCNKITLLENLSTVLKAVSSKSAAPILEGVYIKATSDGNIKLLGNDLKIAIEANILGEVSDEGSVVLNAKIFYDIVSKLPDGEVSISTDDSFKTNIELGFSKYEIYGLNPQDFPSVEYKDSDIKISVDKVKMKNIIRQVIFSIGTDDKKITLTGALFDIKDNILKVVSLDGYRLSFRKVNIESTLISESYIIPGKTLNDLSKIIDDEEGNIELCFTKNRVNIKLGNVIMYSNLIDGDFFNYEHIIPTSSDITVTADTKDVIDSIIRSSLIITPDVKSPLKFDISENQIYMSSITKNGKAEDTVSCETKGGDLTIGFNHKYLLDALRACDSKKIKMEFTSSLNPLVIKGVDTDEFIYLILPLRLRNE; encoded by the coding sequence ATGGAAGGATTGATAAAAATGAAATTTACTTGTAATAAGATTACTCTTTTAGAAAATTTAAGTACGGTTTTAAAAGCAGTATCAAGTAAGTCAGCTGCTCCTATTTTAGAAGGTGTATATATTAAAGCAACAAGTGACGGAAATATTAAACTTCTTGGTAATGATTTAAAAATTGCTATTGAAGCAAATATTTTGGGAGAAGTTTCAGATGAAGGATCTGTTGTTTTAAATGCTAAGATTTTTTATGATATAGTATCTAAATTACCAGATGGAGAAGTATCAATTTCTACTGATGACAGTTTTAAAACAAATATTGAATTAGGATTTTCGAAATATGAAATTTACGGACTTAATCCTCAGGATTTTCCATCTGTAGAATATAAAGATTCAGATATTAAAATTTCTGTTGATAAAGTGAAGATGAAAAATATTATAAGACAGGTTATTTTCTCAATAGGAACAGATGATAAAAAAATAACTTTAACAGGTGCATTATTTGATATTAAAGATAATATTTTAAAAGTTGTATCTTTAGACGGTTACAGACTGTCTTTCAGAAAAGTTAATATAGAAAGTACTTTAATTTCCGAATCATATATAATTCCGGGTAAAACTTTAAATGACTTATCTAAAATTATAGATGATGAAGAAGGAAATATTGAACTTTGCTTTACTAAAAACAGAGTTAATATAAAATTAGGAAATGTTATAATGTATTCTAATTTAATTGACGGTGACTTCTTTAACTATGAACATATTATTCCTACATCAAGCGATATAACAGTTACTGCTGATACAAAAGATGTAATAGATTCAATTATAAGAAGTTCATTAATTATAACTCCTGATGTTAAGAGTCCTTTAAAATTTGATATATCTGAAAATCAGATTTATATGTCTTCAATTACTAAAAACGGTAAAGCGGAAGATACTGTTTCATGTGAAACAAAAGGCGGGGATTTAACAATAGGATTTAATCATAAGTACTTACTTGATGCATTAAGAGCATGTGATTCAAAGAAAATTAAAATGGAATTTACATCATCACTTAACCCTCTTGTTATAAAAGGTGTTGACACTGACGAGTTTATTTATTTAATCTTACCTTTAAGACTTAGAAATGAATAA
- the dnaA gene encoding chromosomal replication initiator protein DnaA: MNNIIDFWDNLLDMIEEEGRQISPLGFNTWVRTIKPYKIINNKLILSVPMDVNKEMIEKRYLTLIKSAAIILNPEIEEVIVEISDNLIEYEEEKEDEESVQIDDSFYKKSNLLKKFTFENFVIGENNRFACAAAQSVAKDPGKAYNPLFLYGDVGLGKTHLMQAVGNDIIKRDKNSKILYISSEQFVNDMVDSIRDNTINEFRDKYRTLDVLMIDDIQFIGGKERCQEEFFHTFNHLTQYEKQIIITSDRPPKDISKLDDRLRSRFEGGLTWDIKKPDYETRIAILKKKVQNENLNIEDEYIELIAKKVKDNIREIEGVLNKIIAYSTLSNEEINKDLLNKIISDIEEEKPNKVLNIDTIIYEVCKFYDVDPKIIKANSRKAEVILIRQVAMYVIKNVLDISLSKIGSKFGGKNHSTVLNSINKIEEKMNSDEKFKVEIEEIITNLKNLI; this comes from the coding sequence ATGAATAATATAATAGACTTTTGGGATAATCTTTTAGATATGATAGAAGAGGAAGGAAGGCAGATATCTCCTCTTGGTTTTAACACATGGGTAAGAACAATCAAACCATATAAAATTATTAACAATAAACTTATTTTATCAGTTCCTATGGATGTTAATAAGGAAATGATAGAAAAAAGGTATCTTACTTTAATAAAATCAGCAGCAATCATACTTAATCCTGAAATTGAAGAAGTAATAGTTGAAATAAGTGATAATTTAATTGAATATGAGGAAGAAAAAGAAGATGAAGAATCAGTACAGATAGATGATTCTTTTTACAAAAAATCAAATCTTCTTAAAAAATTCACTTTTGAAAATTTTGTTATAGGTGAAAATAACAGATTTGCCTGTGCTGCTGCTCAGTCGGTTGCAAAAGATCCGGGAAAAGCATATAATCCTTTATTCTTATATGGAGATGTAGGTCTTGGAAAAACCCATCTTATGCAGGCAGTAGGTAATGATATAATAAAAAGAGATAAAAACTCAAAAATTTTATATATATCCTCTGAACAGTTTGTTAACGATATGGTTGACAGTATAAGAGATAATACTATAAATGAATTCAGGGATAAATACAGAACTTTGGATGTTCTTATGATAGATGATATTCAGTTTATAGGGGGAAAAGAAAGATGTCAGGAAGAATTTTTCCATACATTTAATCATTTAACCCAGTATGAAAAGCAGATTATAATTACATCTGACCGCCCACCTAAAGATATTTCAAAACTTGATGACAGGCTTCGTTCAAGATTTGAAGGAGGTCTTACCTGGGATATTAAAAAACCTGACTATGAAACAAGAATTGCAATTTTAAAGAAAAAGGTACAAAATGAAAATTTAAATATTGAAGATGAGTACATAGAACTTATTGCAAAGAAAGTAAAAGATAATATCAGGGAAATTGAAGGAGTATTAAATAAAATTATTGCTTATTCAACTCTATCTAATGAAGAAATCAACAAAGATCTTTTAAATAAAATAATATCAGATATAGAAGAAGAAAAACCTAATAAAGTTTTAAACATTGATACTATAATTTATGAAGTATGTAAATTTTATGATGTAGATCCTAAAATTATAAAAGCAAATTCAAGAAAAGCAGAGGTAATTTTGATACGTCAGGTTGCAATGTATGTTATAAAAAATGTTCTTGATATATCACTTTCGAAAATAGGAAGTAAATTCGGAGGAAAAAATCATTCAACAGTTTTAAATTCTATTAATAAAATAGAGGAAAAAATGAATTCTGACGAAAAATTTAAGGTTGAAATAGAAGAAATCATTACTAACTTAAAAAACCTCATTTAA
- the serS gene encoding serine--tRNA ligase → MLDLRLIREDKDKVIKLVAKKGNDVTNEVNKIYELDLKRRDITFLVEGLKNKQNVVSKEIPKLKKEGKDVSSILNEMKELSEKIKEMDSSLNEIDEELKFNLLRIPNIPNETAPVSLNEEDNKEVRKWGEIREFNFEPKAHWDIGKDLNILDPERAAKVTGSRFTFYKGLGSRLERAVINFYLDTHSDNGYTEIFPPYMVNRASLTGTGQLPKFEEDVFKISNDDYFLIPTAEVPVTNLYRDEILDGNMLPIKHAAYSACFRSEAGSAGRDTRGLIRQHQFNKVELVKFTKPEDSYYELEKLTKDAEYVLQLLKLPYRVVDIVTGDLGFTAAKKYDIEVYMPSYNKYVEISSCSNFEDFQARRANIKFKDELNKKARYCHTLNGSGVAVGRTVAAILENYQNEDGSVTIPDVLVPYMGGITKITL, encoded by the coding sequence ATGTTAGATTTAAGACTTATAAGAGAAGATAAAGATAAAGTTATAAAGTTAGTAGCAAAAAAAGGTAATGATGTTACAAATGAAGTAAATAAGATTTATGAACTTGATTTAAAAAGAAGAGATATTACTTTTTTAGTTGAAGGACTTAAAAATAAACAAAATGTTGTTTCAAAAGAAATTCCTAAACTTAAAAAAGAAGGAAAAGATGTTTCTTCTATTTTAAATGAAATGAAAGAACTTTCTGAAAAAATTAAAGAAATGGATTCTTCCCTTAATGAAATAGATGAAGAATTAAAATTTAATTTACTTAGAATTCCAAACATTCCTAATGAAACTGCGCCTGTATCTTTAAATGAAGAAGATAACAAGGAAGTTAGAAAATGGGGAGAGATAAGAGAATTTAATTTTGAACCTAAAGCACACTGGGATATCGGTAAAGATTTAAATATATTAGATCCTGAAAGAGCAGCAAAAGTTACAGGTTCAAGATTTACATTTTATAAAGGATTAGGATCCCGTTTAGAAAGAGCAGTTATAAACTTTTATTTAGACACTCATTCTGATAACGGATATACTGAAATATTCCCTCCTTATATGGTAAACCGTGCATCACTTACAGGAACAGGTCAGTTACCTAAATTTGAAGAAGATGTATTTAAAATTTCAAATGATGATTATTTCTTAATTCCTACAGCTGAAGTTCCTGTTACAAATTTATACAGAGATGAAATTTTAGATGGAAATATGCTTCCTATTAAACATGCAGCATATTCAGCATGTTTCAGATCAGAAGCAGGAAGTGCAGGAAGAGATACAAGAGGACTTATAAGACAACATCAGTTTAATAAAGTTGAACTTGTTAAATTTACAAAACCTGAAGATTCTTATTATGAACTTGAAAAATTAACTAAAGACGCTGAATATGTTCTTCAACTTTTAAAATTGCCTTACAGAGTTGTTGATATTGTTACAGGCGATTTAGGATTTACAGCTGCTAAAAAATACGATATAGAAGTATATATGCCTTCATACAATAAGTATGTTGAAATTTCTTCATGTTCAAACTTTGAAGATTTCCAGGCAAGAAGAGCAAACATTAAATTTAAAGATGAACTTAATAAAAAAGCAAGATATTGCCATACCTTAAACGGCTCAGGGGTTGCAGTAGGAAGAACTGTTGCCGCAATTTTGGAAAACTATCAGAATGAAGATGGTTCTGTTACAATTCCTGATGTTTTGGTTCCTTATATGGGCGGAATAACAAAAATAACTCTTTAA
- a CDS encoding ParB/RepB/Spo0J family partition protein, giving the protein MAERRGLAKGLSTMISQTPSKVDENVVFHLNIIDVEPNKEQPRKAFDKEKLDALTSSISEIGVILPIIVTKKESGRYMIIAGERRWRAAKAAGLKKIPAIIKNYEEKEAAEVALIENLQREDLNPIEEAKGYKSLIDGFSMTQEEISKRVGKSRSAITNSLRILNLPDEIIKYVISGEISQGHARALLSIDSDKLKIETAKRIIKEGLNVRQVESLVKNLNNEKAKKKKTNSQIDVEIKSIAESLSKSFSTKVTIKHGQKKGEIKIEYYGNDDLDRILKILK; this is encoded by the coding sequence ATGGCAGAAAGAAGAGGTCTTGCTAAAGGCTTATCCACTATGATTTCCCAGACTCCGTCAAAAGTAGATGAAAATGTTGTTTTTCATCTTAATATAATAGATGTTGAGCCTAACAAGGAACAACCGAGAAAAGCCTTTGATAAAGAAAAGTTAGACGCACTTACAAGTTCAATTTCTGAGATTGGCGTTATTCTTCCTATAATTGTTACTAAAAAAGAATCGGGAAGATATATGATAATTGCAGGGGAAAGAAGATGGAGAGCAGCAAAAGCGGCAGGTCTTAAAAAAATTCCCGCAATAATTAAAAACTATGAAGAAAAGGAAGCAGCAGAAGTTGCTTTGATTGAAAACTTACAAAGAGAGGATTTAAACCCTATTGAAGAAGCAAAAGGTTATAAATCTTTAATTGACGGATTTTCAATGACTCAGGAAGAAATATCAAAAAGGGTAGGAAAAAGTCGTTCTGCAATCACTAACAGTTTAAGAATATTAAATCTTCCTGATGAAATAATAAAATATGTTATTTCAGGAGAAATTTCACAAGGTCACGCAAGAGCGTTATTATCAATAGACAGTGATAAATTAAAAATAGAAACTGCAAAAAGAATTATAAAAGAAGGTTTAAATGTAAGACAGGTTGAAAGTTTAGTTAAAAATTTAAATAATGAAAAAGCAAAGAAAAAGAAAACTAATTCTCAAATTGATGTTGAAATAAAATCAATTGCAGAAAGTTTATCAAAATCATTTTCAACCAAAGTTACTATTAAACACGGGCAAAAAAAAGGTGAAATTAAAATAGAATATTATGGAAATGACGATTTAGACAGAATTTTGAAAATTTTGAAATAA
- a CDS encoding ParA family protein, with translation MGKIISIANQKGGVGKTTTTVNLGACLGSLNKKVLIIDADPQGNSTSGFGIDKNKCDLTLYSVLIEKVSIEECIIKTDYKNVSLCPCNMDLLGAELLIDKEENKEFILKEALKEVKDKYDFILIDCPPSLNYITLNAFCATDSVLIPIQCEYFALEGVADLTSNIKVIKESVNPYIEIEGILLTMFDQRTNLSILVADDVKNCFPKKVFKTAIPRNTRLGEAPSYGQPIIYYDKYCKGSESYTNLAKEVIKNNK, from the coding sequence ATGGGTAAAATTATATCAATCGCCAACCAGAAAGGCGGGGTAGGAAAAACTACAACTACCGTCAATTTAGGCGCTTGTTTAGGAAGTCTTAATAAAAAAGTTCTTATAATAGATGCTGACCCTCAGGGTAATTCCACAAGTGGTTTTGGTATTGATAAAAATAAATGTGATTTAACTTTATACAGTGTTCTTATTGAAAAAGTCAGTATAGAAGAATGTATTATAAAAACTGATTATAAAAACGTAAGTTTATGCCCTTGTAATATGGATTTACTTGGTGCTGAACTTCTTATAGATAAAGAGGAAAACAAAGAGTTTATTTTAAAAGAGGCATTAAAGGAAGTTAAGGATAAATATGATTTTATTTTAATTGACTGTCCTCCGTCACTTAATTATATAACTCTTAATGCGTTTTGTGCAACTGACAGTGTTTTAATTCCTATTCAGTGTGAATACTTTGCATTGGAAGGGGTTGCTGATTTAACCTCAAATATTAAAGTAATTAAAGAATCGGTTAATCCTTACATAGAAATCGAAGGAATATTACTTACAATGTTTGACCAAAGAACAAATCTTTCAATACTTGTTGCAGATGATGTTAAAAACTGTTTTCCTAAAAAAGTATTTAAAACTGCAATCCCAAGAAACACAAGACTTGGCGAAGCACCGAGTTATGGTCAGCCTATAATATATTATGATAAATACTGCAAGGGTTCCGAAAGTTATACGAATTTAGCAAAGGAAGTAATTAAAAACAATAAATAA
- the recJ gene encoding single-stranded-DNA-specific exonuclease RecJ — protein MIRKKWVSDNSNTEKIKELTEKLNIDESIIRILVQRGIDSPFLIEDFLNPSLDNLYDPFLLNDMDKAVERINTAIKNEEKIYIYGDYDVDGVTASSIIYISLKSIYKDVHIYIPERENEGYGLNNKAIDKIYKNNGNLIITVDCGISSHSEAEYAKELGIDMIITDHHTCPETLPYAVAVINPKRKDSTYPFSELCGAGVSLKLCTALNLLTEKIIAICAIGTISDIVPLVSENRIITHFGIKYLRHGILENINILCEILGSSHKNISSTMVGFTIAPRINAAGRMATAKEAVEFFISEDVKRIKELSLYLDNLNLKRQECEKKILNEAKEKIEKSREYENNIMVVAGKGWHEGVLGIVASRITEEYYKPCIMISLNENEAKGSSRSVKGYNIYEGLFQVSDLLIKFGGHSLAAGLSIKEENIDILRERINENAKDIFEKNDISPYIKIDADLKEHNINFKYIEDLKKLEPFGMGNPQPLFLIKDAIVKDSYSFSMGKHMRLDILKENIAIEAVGFGMGSYANSLNKGMKIHILCFIDINEFMGNKKIQAKIKDIRISN, from the coding sequence ATGATAAGAAAAAAATGGGTATCTGATAACAGCAATACTGAAAAAATAAAAGAACTTACTGAAAAATTAAATATTGATGAAAGTATAATAAGGATACTCGTACAAAGAGGGATTGACAGTCCTTTTTTAATAGAAGATTTTTTAAATCCTTCCCTCGATAATCTTTATGATCCTTTTTTACTGAATGATATGGATAAAGCAGTAGAAAGGATTAATACTGCAATAAAGAACGAGGAAAAAATATATATATACGGAGATTATGATGTTGACGGAGTTACCGCATCGTCTATTATATATATATCTTTAAAGAGTATATATAAAGATGTGCATATATATATTCCTGAGAGAGAAAATGAGGGATACGGGCTTAATAATAAAGCGATAGATAAAATTTATAAAAACAACGGAAATCTTATTATTACAGTTGATTGTGGAATATCTTCACATTCTGAGGCGGAGTACGCGAAAGAACTTGGAATAGATATGATTATTACCGATCATCATACCTGCCCAGAAACTCTTCCTTATGCAGTTGCAGTTATTAATCCCAAAAGAAAGGATTCCACCTATCCTTTTTCGGAACTTTGCGGTGCAGGTGTTTCTTTAAAATTATGTACTGCTCTTAATCTCTTGACAGAAAAAATAATTGCAATATGTGCAATAGGAACCATTTCAGATATAGTACCTCTTGTTTCGGAAAACCGAATTATAACTCATTTTGGTATTAAATATTTAAGGCATGGGATACTCGAAAACATAAATATTCTTTGTGAAATTTTAGGCAGTTCACATAAAAACATTTCTTCAACTATGGTAGGTTTTACTATTGCACCGAGAATAAATGCAGCAGGCAGAATGGCTACTGCAAAAGAGGCTGTTGAGTTTTTTATATCGGAAGATGTAAAAAGGATAAAAGAACTTTCTTTATATCTTGATAATCTTAACTTAAAAAGGCAGGAATGTGAGAAAAAAATATTAAATGAAGCAAAAGAGAAAATAGAAAAAAGCAGGGAATATGAAAATAATATTATGGTTGTAGCAGGCAAAGGATGGCATGAAGGCGTTTTAGGTATTGTTGCATCAAGGATTACCGAAGAATATTATAAACCCTGTATTATGATTTCTCTTAATGAAAATGAGGCAAAAGGTTCATCAAGAAGCGTTAAGGGGTATAATATATATGAGGGACTTTTTCAAGTTTCCGACCTTTTAATTAAATTCGGAGGGCATTCTCTTGCGGCAGGGCTTAGCATAAAGGAAGAAAATATTGATATTTTAAGGGAAAGAATAAACGAAAATGCAAAAGATATTTTTGAAAAAAACGATATATCCCCTTATATTAAAATAGATGCTGATCTTAAAGAACATAATATTAATTTTAAATATATTGAAGATTTGAAAAAATTAGAGCCTTTCGGTATGGGAAATCCGCAACCTTTATTTTTAATAAAAGATGCCATAGTAAAAGATTCCTACTCGTTTTCTATGGGTAAGCATATGCGTCTTGATATTTTAAAAGAGAATATAGCCATAGAGGCTGTAGGGTTTGGTATGGGTAGTTATGCAAATTCTTTAAACAAGGGTATGAAAATTCATATTCTGTGTTTTATTGATATAAATGAATTTATGGGAAATAAAAAAATCCAGGCGAAAATTAAAGATATAAGAATTTCTAATTAA
- a CDS encoding bifunctional (p)ppGpp synthetase/guanosine-3',5'-bis(diphosphate) 3'-pyrophosphohydrolase has translation MEDILFLKLIEKMEKVNKKVNKEFIKKAFFFAKESHEGQFRVSGEPYYEHPVSVAMILVDLGMDDVTVASALLHDVLEDTEVTHEEMEKKFGKEVVELVEGVTKLGKIPYSSKEEQQIENLRKMFLAMAKDIRVIIIKLADRLHNLRTMKSMPDEKRREKALETMEIYAPLAHRLGIYSIKWEIEDISLMYLDPVAYKEISSQIAQKREERLVALDEIKQNIKEKIEELGIKATIDGRVKHFYSIYRKMYSKNITMDSIYDLFAIRVIVDQIPDCYSVLGVAHELYKPMPGRFKDYISMPKKNMYQSLHSTLISSNGTPFEIQIRTYDMHKTAEYGVAAHWKYKEGKESASDLDNKLTWVRQLLEIEKDNDNPKEFISNLKIDLFSDEVFVFTPKGDVVSLPSGSTAIDFAFAIHSQIGWKMVGAKVNGKIIQLETPLKNGDVVDIITSSHTMGPSNDWLKIAKTSQARNKINAWFKKENREENVGKGKDLLEKEFKKVNLDVSEFSNPELQGFVLKKFSFNHIDDFYATLGFGRISVEKVMNRVKDYYGKKNVEFDIENIVSKPQKSKNKNNSGIIVKGIDNCLIKFAKCCSPVPGDEIIGYITRGRGVSIHRCDCSSIFNIEKTDGDRSRLIEVSWAETNKGNYNAELLITANDRTGLLVDITLALNELKIPLRALNAKTTKNMLCLINITLEIDSYEKLSKAITRIKGIKEVIGVSRTNK, from the coding sequence ATGGAAGATATTTTATTTTTAAAACTTATTGAAAAAATGGAAAAAGTAAATAAAAAGGTAAACAAGGAGTTTATTAAAAAAGCATTCTTTTTTGCCAAAGAATCTCACGAAGGTCAGTTCAGGGTTTCGGGAGAGCCTTATTATGAGCATCCTGTATCAGTTGCTATGATTTTAGTTGATTTAGGTATGGACGATGTTACGGTTGCCTCTGCCCTTTTGCATGATGTTTTGGAGGATACCGAAGTTACTCACGAAGAAATGGAGAAAAAGTTTGGCAAAGAGGTTGTGGAACTTGTTGAAGGTGTAACAAAACTTGGTAAAATTCCTTATTCTTCCAAAGAGGAACAGCAAATCGAGAATTTAAGAAAAATGTTTCTTGCTATGGCAAAGGATATAAGGGTTATTATTATAAAACTTGCAGACCGTCTTCATAATTTAAGAACTATGAAAAGTATGCCCGATGAAAAAAGGCGCGAAAAGGCACTTGAAACTATGGAGATTTATGCTCCCCTTGCCCACCGTCTTGGTATTTACAGTATAAAATGGGAAATAGAAGATATTTCTTTAATGTATCTTGATCCTGTTGCATATAAGGAAATTTCTTCCCAGATTGCACAAAAAAGAGAAGAACGTTTAGTTGCACTCGATGAAATAAAACAAAATATAAAAGAAAAAATAGAAGAACTCGGAATAAAAGCAACTATTGACGGACGTGTTAAACATTTTTACAGTATTTACAGAAAAATGTACTCTAAAAATATAACAATGGATTCTATATACGACCTGTTTGCAATTCGTGTTATAGTTGACCAGATCCCTGACTGTTACAGTGTTTTAGGTGTTGCGCATGAACTTTATAAGCCAATGCCCGGAAGGTTTAAGGACTATATTTCCATGCCTAAAAAGAATATGTATCAGTCCTTACATTCTACACTTATAAGTTCTAACGGAACGCCTTTTGAAATTCAGATAAGAACTTATGATATGCATAAAACAGCAGAATACGGGGTTGCTGCCCACTGGAAGTATAAAGAGGGAAAAGAATCGGCAAGTGATCTTGATAATAAACTGACATGGGTTAGGCAGCTTTTAGAGATAGAAAAAGATAATGATAACCCAAAAGAGTTTATAAGCAACTTAAAAATAGATTTATTTTCTGATGAAGTTTTTGTTTTCACACCTAAGGGAGATGTTGTTTCTCTGCCTTCAGGCTCTACGGCAATTGACTTTGCATTTGCTATCCACTCCCAGATTGGCTGGAAGATGGTAGGAGCAAAAGTAAACGGAAAAATCATACAACTTGAAACGCCATTAAAAAACGGTGATGTGGTTGACATAATAACATCAAGTCATACTATGGGGCCAAGCAACGACTGGCTTAAGATTGCCAAAACAAGTCAGGCAAGAAATAAGATAAATGCCTGGTTTAAAAAGGAAAACAGGGAAGAAAATGTAGGGAAAGGAAAAGACCTTTTAGAAAAAGAATTCAAGAAAGTAAATCTTGATGTCAGTGAATTTTCAAATCCCGAACTGCAGGGCTTTGTTCTTAAAAAATTCTCTTTTAACCATATTGACGATTTTTATGCAACTCTTGGTTTTGGAAGAATTTCCGTAGAAAAGGTTATGAACAGGGTAAAAGACTATTACGGGAAGAAAAATGTTGAGTTTGATATTGAAAATATTGTTTCAAAACCTCAGAAGAGTAAAAATAAAAACAATTCGGGAATTATTGTAAAAGGAATTGACAACTGTCTTATTAAATTTGCAAAATGCTGCAGTCCTGTTCCCGGCGATGAGATTATAGGTTATATAACAAGAGGGCGTGGAGTGTCTATCCACAGATGCGACTGTTCAAGTATATTTAATATTGAAAAAACTGATGGTGATAGAAGCAGACTTATAGAGGTTAGCTGGGCAGAAACAAATAAAGGAAATTATAACGCAGAACTTCTTATTACCGCAAATGACAGAACAGGATTACTTGTTGATATCACACTTGCACTTAATGAACTTAAAATTCCTTTAAGAGCATTAAATGCTAAAACAACAAAGAATATGTTATGTTTAATAAATATCACTTTAGAGATTGATTCTTATGAAAAACTTTCAAAAGCAATAACAAGAATTAAAGGTATAAAAGAAGTAATAGGAGTTTCGAGGACGAATAAATGA